The Pigmentiphaga aceris DNA segment GTCGGCGTATCTGCTGCCGAACCGATCACCGGATACAAGGCGGCAGTCGCCGTGGCAAGCACACACGCCGCGACCTGGCGGATACGCACAGTATTCATTCCGCTCATTTCGCGATTACTCCTTTCAAACCGCCGCCGATCAGCGCTGCCGTATCGGCCATCACAAACAAGGGCGCGAGCCCGCCAGGCGTTACCAGATAACGCGCTTCCCAGACCGGATCGAACTTGTCCTTGAAGCTGCGCAGACCACGGAAATTATAGAAACGCTCGCCGTACTGGAACATCAGTCGGCCAAAGCGGTGCCAACGGGGCGCAAGCTGGTGGCTGGTCATGCCCGACATCGGCGACATGCCCAGGCCGAAGCGTTGATATCCCAATCCCTTGAAATGCAGCATCAGCTTGGCAAACAGGAAGTCCATGGTGCCGGCGGGTGCGTCAGACGCCTGTCGCATCAAGTCGACCGTGACTTCGACACGCAACACTTCGGGCGACATCAGTGTGGCAAAAGCCACTGCGCGTCCGTGCTGGCGCACCAAGGCCACGGGCTGGCGCAAGATGTATTCGTCATCGAACGCCCCCAGCGAGAAGCTCTTTTCGCGTGCCTCGTGCTTGGCAAGCCAGGCGTTGGACACCGCGCGTAGCTCTTCCAGCACACCGGGCACATCGGGTTGCTCAATGATCTCGAAGCTCAGGCCCTCGCGTTCGCCACGGCTGACGCCATGACGCAGATTGGCGCGGCGTGGGCCTTGCAGCGAGAATTCGGGCAAGGACACGTAGGCATCTTCACCCAGCTTGTAGGCACGCAAGCCGGCATCCAGATACATCGGCAGGGTTTGCGGGCGAGCCTTGTAGAACGCCGCACGGCCACCGTGGGCGTCGGCCATCTCGATGAAGCGCCAGATCAGTTCGGGCCATTCACGTGCCTCGCCCACCGGGTCTGACAAGGCAATCCAGGACCGGCCCTGCTTGCCGTACATGATGAACGACTTGCCCGAGGCCGAGAACAGCAAGCTCTTGTCGCCCATCAAGGCCAGACATGCGTCAGCGGCAGGCTGCGCCCGGACCACGGCGGCCGCGCGCTGCAATTGTTCTTCGTCGGGTTCGGTAATGGTGCCCGAAGGCTGGCGGAACAACTGCCACAACCCCAGCGCCAAACTGAACATGGCCGCTGCCATCAGCGCCCGCATCGAGCGAGATGCATTGGCGTCAAAGGCGAACTGCCACCACATGCGATCGACGTAATCGACGTCGCGATAGGCAAAGAACAGAACCCAGGCGCAGGCTGCCAGCACACACGCCACCGCCACCAGCCAGCCCTTCTCGAAGGTCTGCGTGAACAACGAAGAACGGCGATAGAACTGCTTGCGCGACACGATCAGCAAGATGGTCAGGAAGCCGAGCATGCCAGCCTCGGTCACCGCAATGCCCTTGGGAACCGCCAACACGCCGGCCAGAATCGCCAGAACCAGGGTGCTCCACCAGGCAGCGTCCAGCCTGTGCACCAGGCCTCGCGCCACAAACAGCATGGCCACCCCGGCCACACTGCCGATCAAGTGCGCGGCTTCGACCAGGAACAGCGGCATCTGCAAAGCCAGCAGTTCGCTGGCGGCATCGTCACCGGTTGGCGTGACGCCCGACACCATCAGCATGATGCCGGACAGCGACGTGACGGCCGCCAGCAGGCCCGGCGTCAGGCGCACGGCGGCGCGTGCGACACGCGGCGCGGCCGAACTGCGACGCGCCTCGAAGCTGACCAGCATGACGGTGGCAACCAGCAGCGGCAGCAGGAAATAAATGCCGCGATACAGGATCAGCGCACCGGCGATCTCGTCGGCTGGCGCACGGCCCCCGCAGGCCAGCAGGATCACTGCCTCGAATACGCCCAGCCCGCCCGGTACGTGACTGATCACCCCCAGCGCCATGGCCAGGGCATAGAACGCCACGAAGGTAGGCAGATCCACCACATTGGCGGGCAGCAGGAACCACAGCGCTGCGGCGGCTGCGCTCAGGTCGGCGGCAGAAATAAGCAACTGGCGCACGGCCAGCCCCGGCAGCGGCAGGCGAACATGCCAACGCCCTGCGATCACCAGTTCACGACGCCACGAACACAGCCAGACAAAACCAGCCACCCCGAGGATGACCAGGATCGCCAGGCCACGGATCAGCGCGACCGGCATTTCCAGCATGGCGGCGGTTTCGCTCGCGCCCCACAGCAAGCCAACTGCCCCGAAGGCAGTCATGCCCAGCCCGAACGCGCCTGCATTGAACGCGATTGCCCGGGCAATCTTGCTGGGTTCGACCCCGGCAGCGGCGTACATGCGCATGCGCACCGTGCCGCCGGTGAGCACCCCCAGGCCAACCGTGTTGCCCAAGGCATACGCCACGAACGACGTCAGCAAGATGGTCGGTTTCTTTACCACCGCGCCTGCGTAATGCAGGCTGGAGGCGTCATAGCCAGTGAGAATCAGATAG contains these protein-coding regions:
- the mprF gene encoding bifunctional lysylphosphatidylglycerol flippase/synthetase MprF; translated protein: MTNEHLPDQIAAKTAEALASPARSRWYALKPWLVPIIAIVLGALVFDALHAVLAEVDYASVVAATMAVAPTDLALSLFFTALSYLILTGYDASSLHYAGAVVKKPTILLTSFVAYALGNTVGLGVLTGGTVRMRMYAAAGVEPSKIARAIAFNAGAFGLGMTAFGAVGLLWGASETAAMLEMPVALIRGLAILVILGVAGFVWLCSWRRELVIAGRWHVRLPLPGLAVRQLLISAADLSAAAAALWFLLPANVVDLPTFVAFYALAMALGVISHVPGGLGVFEAVILLACGGRAPADEIAGALILYRGIYFLLPLLVATVMLVSFEARRSSAAPRVARAAVRLTPGLLAAVTSLSGIMLMVSGVTPTGDDAASELLALQMPLFLVEAAHLIGSVAGVAMLFVARGLVHRLDAAWWSTLVLAILAGVLAVPKGIAVTEAGMLGFLTILLIVSRKQFYRRSSLFTQTFEKGWLVAVACVLAACAWVLFFAYRDVDYVDRMWWQFAFDANASRSMRALMAAAMFSLALGLWQLFRQPSGTITEPDEEQLQRAAAVVRAQPAADACLALMGDKSLLFSASGKSFIMYGKQGRSWIALSDPVGEAREWPELIWRFIEMADAHGGRAAFYKARPQTLPMYLDAGLRAYKLGEDAYVSLPEFSLQGPRRANLRHGVSRGEREGLSFEIIEQPDVPGVLEELRAVSNAWLAKHEAREKSFSLGAFDDEYILRQPVALVRQHGRAVAFATLMSPEVLRVEVTVDLMRQASDAPAGTMDFLFAKLMLHFKGLGYQRFGLGMSPMSGMTSHQLAPRWHRFGRLMFQYGERFYNFRGLRSFKDKFDPVWEARYLVTPGGLAPLFVMADTAALIGGGLKGVIAK